From the Paraburkholderia sp. PREW-6R genome, one window contains:
- the boxB gene encoding benzoyl-CoA 2,3-epoxidase subunit BoxB yields MSTINYSEKIPNNVNLADDRALQRALEQWQPNFLSWWGDMGPEGSHGYDVYLRTAVSVDAGGWAHFDHVKMPDYRWGIFLTPGEQDRKIHFGEHKGEAAWQDVPGEHRANLRRIIVTQGDTEPASVEQQRHLGLTAPSMYDLRNLFQVNVEEGRHLWAMVYLLHRYFGRDGREEAEALLGRRSGDDDNPRILGAFNEKTPDWLAFYMFTYFTDRDGKFQLSALAESGFDPLARTTKFMLTEEAHHMFVGESGVSRVIQRTAQVMNELGTDDVAKIRAAGVIDLPTIQRYLNFHYSVTIDLFGADHSSNAATFYSSGLKGRYEENKRDDDHQLNGQSYRLLDVQDGKLVEREVPMLNAMNEVLRDDYIKDSVAGVGRWNKVLEKAGIDFRMTVPHKAFNRQIGTFAGTRVSPDGRVISETEWAANEGKWLASAEDRAFVASLMGCVTEPGKFANWIAPPAMGVNRQPVNFDYVRFN; encoded by the coding sequence ATGTCCACGATCAACTACAGCGAAAAGATTCCGAACAACGTCAACCTCGCCGACGACCGCGCACTGCAACGCGCGCTCGAACAGTGGCAGCCGAACTTCCTGTCATGGTGGGGCGATATGGGCCCGGAAGGCTCGCACGGCTACGATGTATACCTGCGCACGGCCGTCAGTGTGGACGCGGGCGGCTGGGCGCATTTCGATCACGTGAAGATGCCGGACTACCGCTGGGGCATTTTTCTGACACCGGGCGAGCAGGACCGCAAGATTCACTTTGGCGAACACAAGGGCGAAGCCGCGTGGCAGGACGTGCCGGGCGAGCATCGCGCGAATCTGCGCCGGATCATCGTCACGCAAGGCGATACGGAGCCGGCTTCCGTCGAGCAGCAGCGCCACCTCGGATTGACCGCGCCTTCCATGTATGACCTGCGTAATCTTTTCCAGGTGAACGTCGAGGAAGGGCGGCACCTGTGGGCAATGGTCTATCTGTTGCATCGTTACTTTGGCCGTGACGGTCGTGAGGAAGCCGAAGCATTGCTGGGTCGTCGTTCGGGCGATGACGACAATCCGCGCATTCTCGGCGCATTCAACGAAAAAACGCCGGACTGGCTCGCGTTTTACATGTTCACGTACTTCACGGATCGCGACGGCAAATTCCAGTTATCGGCGCTCGCCGAGTCGGGCTTCGATCCGCTTGCGCGCACCACGAAGTTCATGCTGACCGAGGAAGCCCATCATATGTTCGTCGGCGAATCGGGTGTGTCGCGCGTCATTCAGCGCACGGCACAGGTGATGAATGAACTCGGCACGGACGACGTCGCGAAGATTCGCGCAGCCGGGGTGATCGATCTGCCGACCATCCAGCGATACCTGAACTTTCACTACTCGGTCACGATCGACCTGTTCGGCGCCGATCATTCGTCCAACGCGGCGACTTTCTATAGTTCCGGACTGAAAGGTCGCTACGAGGAAAACAAGCGCGACGACGATCATCAACTGAATGGGCAGAGCTACAGGCTGCTCGACGTGCAGGACGGCAAACTGGTGGAACGCGAAGTGCCGATGCTCAACGCAATGAATGAAGTGCTGCGCGACGATTACATCAAGGATTCGGTGGCGGGTGTCGGCCGCTGGAACAAGGTGCTGGAAAAAGCCGGCATCGATTTTCGTATGACGGTGCCGCACAAGGCGTTCAACCGGCAGATCGGCACGTTCGCGGGTACGCGGGTTTCGCCGGATGGCCGTGTGATCAGCGAAACCGAATGGGCCGCGAACGAGGGAAAGTGGCTCGCGTCAGCGGAAGATCGCGCGTTCGTCGCGTCGCTGATGGGTTGCGTCACGGAGCCGGGCAAGTTCGCCAACTGGATTGCGCCGCCCGCGATGGGCGTGAACCGGCAGCCGGTGAATTTTGACTACGTGCGCTTCAATTGA
- the boxC gene encoding 2,3-epoxybenzoyl-CoA dihydrolase, which produces MSTAETALAAVDYRTDPSQYRHWKLTFNGPVATLGIDIAEDAGIRDGYKLKLNSYDLGVDIELHDAIQRIRFEHPEVRTVVLTSLKDRVFCSGANIFMLGLSSHAWKVNFCKFTNETRNGLEDSSRHSGLKFLAAVNGACAGGGYELALACDEIYLVDDRSSSVSLPEVPLLGVLPGTGGLTRVTDKRKVRHDRADIFCTVVEGVRGERAKAWRLVDEVVKPNQFDQAIQARALELAQQSDRPADAQGIALTRIERTDREDGLTYGTLDVTIDRDKRIATFTAKAPQSGEPTEIDAIVAAGASWWPLRFARELDDAILSLRTNELEVGTWVFRTEGDARNLLAVDATLMQHKDHWFVRETIGMLRRTLARIDVSSRSLFTLIEPASCFAGTFAELAFAADRTYMAALPGNEDEEPAITLSEVNFGLYPMVTHQSRLARRFYDESEPLDAVRSKIGQPVKPVEAERLGLVTASPDDIDWTDEIRIALEERAAMSPDALTGLEANLRFNGPETMETRIFGRLTAWQNWIFNRPNAVGEKGALKVYGKGSKAQFDVSRV; this is translated from the coding sequence ATGTCCACAGCAGAAACCGCGCTCGCGGCCGTCGATTACCGCACCGATCCGTCGCAGTACCGGCACTGGAAACTCACGTTCAACGGACCGGTCGCGACGCTTGGCATCGATATCGCGGAAGATGCCGGCATTCGCGACGGCTACAAGCTCAAACTGAATTCGTACGACCTCGGCGTCGACATCGAGCTGCACGACGCCATTCAGCGAATCCGCTTCGAGCATCCCGAAGTCAGAACAGTCGTGCTGACGAGCCTGAAGGATCGCGTGTTCTGCTCGGGCGCCAACATTTTCATGCTGGGTTTGTCGTCGCATGCGTGGAAGGTCAACTTCTGCAAATTCACGAATGAAACGCGCAACGGCCTCGAAGATTCGTCGCGCCATTCAGGTCTGAAGTTTCTCGCCGCGGTGAACGGCGCTTGCGCGGGCGGCGGCTACGAACTCGCGCTGGCGTGCGACGAAATCTATCTGGTGGACGATCGTTCGTCCTCCGTATCATTGCCGGAAGTACCGCTGCTTGGCGTGCTGCCGGGCACCGGCGGCCTGACGCGCGTGACGGACAAGCGCAAGGTGCGCCACGACCGCGCCGACATTTTCTGCACCGTCGTGGAAGGCGTGCGCGGCGAACGCGCGAAAGCCTGGCGTCTTGTCGATGAAGTCGTCAAGCCCAACCAGTTCGATCAGGCAATCCAGGCGCGCGCGCTCGAACTTGCACAACAGAGCGATCGTCCGGCCGACGCGCAGGGCATTGCGCTTACACGTATCGAGCGCACGGATCGCGAGGACGGGCTGACATATGGAACGCTCGACGTCACGATCGATCGTGACAAACGCATTGCCACGTTCACGGCGAAGGCGCCGCAAAGCGGAGAGCCCACGGAGATCGACGCGATCGTCGCTGCCGGCGCGAGCTGGTGGCCGCTGCGGTTCGCTCGCGAACTGGACGACGCGATCCTCTCGCTGCGCACCAACGAACTGGAAGTCGGCACGTGGGTCTTCAGGACCGAAGGGGATGCACGCAATCTGCTCGCCGTCGACGCAACCTTGATGCAGCACAAAGACCACTGGTTCGTGCGCGAAACCATCGGGATGTTGCGCCGGACGCTCGCGCGCATCGACGTGTCGTCGCGATCGCTGTTCACGCTGATCGAGCCGGCCTCATGCTTCGCGGGCACTTTCGCCGAACTGGCCTTCGCAGCGGATCGCACGTACATGGCGGCGCTGCCGGGCAACGAGGACGAGGAGCCGGCTATTACGCTGTCGGAGGTCAACTTTGGTCTCTATCCAATGGTTACGCACCAGTCGCGGCTCGCGCGGCGCTTTTACGACGAAAGCGAGCCGCTCGACGCCGTGCGCTCGAAGATCGGCCAGCCCGTGAAGCCCGTCGAGGCCGAACGTCTGGGCCTCGTCACCGCGTCGCCCGACGACATCGACTGGACCGATGAAATCCGTATCGCACTCGAAGAGCGCGCGGCCATGTCGCCGGATGCGCTCACCGGCCTCGAAGCGAATCTGCGCTTCAACGGTCCCGAAACAATGGAAACGCGCATTTTTGGCCGTTTGACCGCGTGGCAGAACTGGATCTTCAACCGGCCTAACGCAGTGGGCGAGAAAGGCGCGCTCAAGGTCTACGGCAAAGGCAGCAAGGCGCAGTTCGACGTCTCGCGCGTCTGA
- a CDS encoding helix-turn-helix transcriptional regulator — protein sequence MNQNDTPSPLMAPADEDPSRAERSERGAEREERNPFLTAMGERVRLLRARRGMTRKTLATETGLSERHLANLESGVGNASVLVLRQIAATLNCPLAEVIGDETTASAEWLLIRELLQGRDQAALQRARMALADMFAQAPRDPHRKDRIALIGLRGAGKSTLGRMLAQERKVPFVELTRVIEQMAGCPPSEIHSLYGASAYRRYEHRALEAVINEHQRAVIASPGGLVSESGTFNLLLSHCFTVWLQATPEEHMRRVVAQGDLRPMSGNKEAMDDLKRILAGRSELYGRADITFDTSEKTLADAYLQLRDRLAARLAAESPDEVRPE from the coding sequence ATGAACCAGAATGACACTCCTTCGCCGCTGATGGCTCCAGCCGATGAAGACCCATCGCGCGCCGAGCGGTCCGAGCGGGGCGCCGAACGCGAAGAGCGCAATCCTTTTCTGACGGCGATGGGCGAGCGCGTGCGGCTTCTGCGCGCGCGCCGCGGCATGACGCGCAAGACGCTGGCAACCGAGACCGGGTTGTCCGAGCGACACCTGGCCAATCTGGAGTCGGGTGTCGGTAATGCGTCGGTGCTGGTCTTGCGGCAGATTGCGGCCACGCTGAACTGTCCGCTCGCGGAGGTGATCGGCGACGAAACCACGGCATCGGCTGAGTGGCTGTTGATTCGGGAACTGCTGCAGGGCCGTGATCAGGCGGCGTTGCAGCGAGCGCGGATGGCGCTCGCCGACATGTTCGCGCAAGCGCCGCGCGACCCGCATCGTAAGGACCGGATCGCGCTGATCGGACTTCGTGGCGCCGGAAAATCCACGCTTGGCCGGATGCTTGCGCAGGAGCGCAAGGTGCCCTTTGTCGAGCTGACGCGCGTAATCGAACAGATGGCCGGGTGCCCTCCGTCGGAAATCCATTCGCTTTACGGAGCGAGCGCTTACCGGCGCTACGAGCACCGCGCGCTGGAGGCGGTGATCAACGAGCACCAGCGCGCCGTGATCGCGTCGCCGGGCGGACTGGTGTCCGAATCGGGCACGTTCAACCTGTTGCTTTCGCATTGCTTCACGGTATGGCTGCAGGCCACGCCCGAGGAACATATGCGCCGCGTGGTTGCGCAGGGCGACCTGCGGCCAATGTCCGGCAACAAGGAGGCGATGGACGACCTGAAGCGCATCCTGGCAGGGCGCAGCGAACTGTACGGCCGCGCCGACATCACCTTTGACACGAGCGAAAAGACGCTCGCCGACGCTTACCTGCAACTGCGCGACCGTTTGGCCGCCCGGCTGGCCGCAGAGTCACCGGATGAGGTGCGCCCTGAGTGA
- a CDS encoding DUF4863 family protein, which yields MSPHDFQRLISGVTEQIAGRPLDAHLATWLNQTYPAGGAAFRDLADVCRTGVADGWLCTREGGGIRYGRIFKALPDTHGFSVDVVDMNNIAGPHHAHPHGEIDLIMPLTEGATFDGHPAGWCVYGPGSAHRPTVANGQALVLYLLPQGAIEFTPA from the coding sequence ATGTCCCCACATGACTTCCAGCGCCTGATCTCGGGCGTCACCGAGCAGATCGCCGGCCGGCCACTCGACGCGCACCTCGCAACGTGGCTCAACCAGACTTATCCGGCCGGTGGCGCCGCGTTCCGCGATCTTGCCGACGTCTGCCGCACCGGCGTGGCCGATGGCTGGTTATGCACGCGTGAAGGCGGCGGCATCCGCTATGGCCGCATCTTCAAGGCGTTGCCCGACACTCACGGCTTTTCCGTCGACGTGGTCGATATGAACAATATTGCCGGTCCGCATCACGCGCATCCGCATGGAGAGATCGATCTGATCATGCCGTTGACCGAAGGCGCGACGTTCGACGGCCACCCGGCTGGCTGGTGTGTGTATGGACCCGGCTCCGCGCATCGTCCGACCGTGGCGAATGGACAGGCGCTCGTCCTCTATCTGCTGCCGCAAGGCGCAATCGAATTCACTCCCGCTTGA
- a CDS encoding 3,4-dehydroadipyl-CoA semialdehyde dehydrogenase, with product MTELLKNYVGGQWIAGSGDGVTLTDPITGDALVRVSNQGIDLAQAFKFARERGGSALRALTYAQRAALLGDVVKLLQSKRDDYFAIATANSGTTHNDSAVDIDGGIFTLSYYAKLGASLGDVHALRDGNAVSLSKDQSFNMQHVLTPTRGVALFINAFNFPSWGLWEKAAPALLSGVPVIVKPATVTAWLTQRMVADVVDAGILPQGALNILCGGSAGLLDQVQAFDVVSFTGSAETAATLRAHPAFVERGARLNVEADSLNSAILCADAMPQTPAFDLFIKEVVREMTVKSGQKCTAIRRAFVPEAALEAVLDALKTRLAAITVGNPRNDAVRMGSLVSREHYENVLAGIAALREEAVLAYDGPASALVDAAASPDAGRGACVAPHLFVVHDPDNATVFHDVEVFGPVATVAPYRVTDKETGLPEAHAVELARRGPGSLVASIYSNDDAHLGRLALELADSHGRVHAVSPSVQQSQTGHGNVMPMSLHGGPGRAGGGEELGGLRALGFYHRRAAIQAPAEPIAVLTQVTQLPSV from the coding sequence ATGACCGAACTGCTGAAAAACTACGTGGGCGGGCAATGGATCGCCGGTTCCGGGGACGGCGTGACGCTGACCGATCCCATCACGGGCGACGCGCTCGTGCGGGTCTCCAACCAGGGCATCGATCTCGCGCAAGCCTTCAAGTTCGCGCGCGAGCGCGGCGGCAGCGCACTGCGCGCGCTGACCTACGCGCAACGTGCCGCGCTGCTTGGCGACGTCGTCAAACTGCTGCAGTCAAAGCGCGACGACTATTTCGCCATCGCCACCGCCAACTCGGGCACCACGCACAACGATTCCGCCGTGGATATCGACGGCGGGATCTTCACGCTGTCTTACTATGCGAAGCTCGGCGCGTCGCTCGGCGACGTGCACGCGCTGCGCGACGGCAACGCGGTTTCGCTCAGCAAGGATCAGTCGTTCAACATGCAACACGTGCTGACACCCACGCGCGGCGTCGCACTTTTCATCAACGCGTTCAACTTTCCGTCGTGGGGACTGTGGGAGAAAGCGGCGCCCGCGCTGCTCTCCGGCGTGCCCGTCATCGTGAAGCCTGCCACGGTGACAGCGTGGCTCACGCAACGCATGGTGGCCGACGTGGTCGATGCGGGCATTCTGCCGCAAGGCGCACTCAACATCCTGTGCGGCGGCTCGGCTGGCCTGCTCGATCAGGTACAGGCGTTCGATGTCGTGTCGTTCACCGGTTCGGCGGAAACGGCCGCCACGCTACGCGCACATCCGGCCTTCGTTGAACGCGGCGCGCGGCTGAACGTCGAAGCGGACAGTCTGAACAGCGCGATTCTTTGCGCCGACGCCATGCCGCAGACACCCGCGTTCGATCTGTTCATCAAGGAAGTGGTGCGCGAAATGACCGTGAAGTCCGGTCAGAAATGCACGGCGATACGCCGCGCATTCGTGCCGGAAGCCGCCCTCGAAGCCGTGCTGGACGCGCTCAAGACGAGGCTTGCGGCGATCACCGTGGGCAATCCGCGCAACGACGCGGTCCGCATGGGTTCACTCGTGAGCCGCGAGCACTATGAGAACGTGCTCGCTGGTATTGCCGCGTTGCGCGAAGAAGCCGTGCTCGCTTACGATGGCCCGGCATCAGCGCTGGTCGATGCGGCCGCAAGTCCAGACGCCGGTAGGGGCGCCTGTGTGGCCCCGCATCTATTCGTCGTCCACGATCCCGACAATGCAACCGTGTTCCACGACGTCGAAGTATTCGGCCCTGTCGCCACGGTCGCGCCTTATCGCGTCACTGATAAGGAGACCGGATTACCTGAAGCGCACGCCGTCGAACTCGCGCGACGCGGCCCGGGTTCGCTCGTCGCGTCGATCTATTCGAACGACGACGCCCATCTAGGCCGGCTCGCGCTCGAACTCGCCGATTCGCATGGACGTGTGCATGCGGTCTCGCCTTCGGTCCAGCAGAGCCAAACGGGCCACGGCAACGTGATGCCGATGTCGCTGCATGGCGGCCCCGGCCGCGCAGGCGGCGGCGAAGAACTCGGCGGGCTGCGGGCACTTGGCTTTTATCACCGGCGCGCAGCGATTCAGGCGCCCGCCGAACCCATCGCAGTACTCACGCAAGTGACCCAGCTACCCAGCGTGTGA
- a CDS encoding benzoate-CoA ligase family protein, translated as MEALLETAATQTAVAVEPPPALFNFAAYLFRLNESRGAKTAYIDDTGTTTYAALEERARRFATALRTLGVHAEERVLLVMLDSVELPVAFLGALYAGVVPVVANTLLTPADYVYMLTHSHARAVIASGPLVANVTQALNTAEHDGCQLIVSQPRDGRWDGQPDGEPRHAPLMGDLIDAATPAARACSTGCDDIAFWLYSSGSTGKPKGTVHTHANLYWTAELYAKPILGIVESDVVFSAAKLFFAYGLGNGLTFPLSAGATAVLMAERPTADAIFTRLVQHRPTVFYGVPTLYASMLVSPNLPARADVAMRVCTSAGEALPREIGERFAAHFGCDILDGIGSTEMLHIFLSNRAGAVEYGTTGRPVPGYEVELRDETGRPVPDGEVGDLFIKGPSAALMYWSNREKSRATFLGEWIRSGDKYQRLPNGCYVYAGRSDDMLKVSGQYVSPVEVEMVLVQHHAVLEAAVVGVDHGGLVKTRAFVVLKQAFAASEILADELKAFVKERLAPHKYPRDIVFVDDLPKTATGKIQRFKLRELT; from the coding sequence ATGGAAGCCCTGCTGGAAACGGCCGCGACCCAGACCGCCGTCGCGGTCGAGCCGCCGCCCGCGCTATTCAATTTCGCGGCCTATCTGTTCAGGCTGAATGAGTCGCGTGGCGCGAAAACTGCCTATATCGACGACACGGGCACCACCACCTATGCCGCCCTCGAAGAGCGCGCGCGACGCTTTGCGACGGCGTTGCGCACACTCGGCGTGCATGCAGAAGAGCGGGTGCTGCTCGTGATGCTCGATAGCGTGGAGTTGCCCGTCGCCTTTCTCGGCGCGCTGTATGCGGGTGTCGTGCCGGTGGTCGCCAACACACTGCTCACGCCGGCCGACTACGTGTACATGCTCACGCATAGCCACGCGCGCGCGGTGATCGCGTCCGGTCCGCTCGTGGCGAATGTCACGCAGGCATTGAACACCGCGGAACACGACGGTTGCCAGTTGATCGTCTCCCAGCCGCGTGACGGCCGGTGGGACGGCCAGCCGGACGGCGAGCCGCGCCACGCACCGCTGATGGGCGATCTGATCGATGCAGCGACGCCTGCCGCCAGAGCGTGTTCCACCGGCTGCGACGACATCGCCTTCTGGCTGTATTCGTCAGGATCGACCGGCAAACCGAAGGGCACGGTCCACACGCACGCCAATCTGTACTGGACCGCCGAGTTATACGCAAAGCCGATACTCGGCATTGTCGAAAGCGACGTGGTGTTCTCCGCGGCCAAGCTGTTCTTTGCCTATGGGCTAGGCAACGGCCTGACGTTTCCCCTGTCGGCCGGCGCAACCGCGGTGCTGATGGCCGAACGCCCGACCGCCGACGCTATTTTCACGCGCCTTGTCCAGCATCGCCCCACCGTTTTCTACGGCGTGCCGACGCTCTATGCAAGCATGCTCGTGTCGCCGAATCTGCCCGCACGCGCCGACGTGGCGATGCGTGTCTGCACGTCGGCCGGAGAGGCATTGCCGCGCGAAATCGGCGAGCGCTTCGCCGCGCATTTCGGTTGCGACATTCTCGACGGTATCGGTTCGACCGAAATGCTGCACATCTTCCTGTCGAATCGCGCGGGCGCAGTCGAATACGGCACCACGGGCCGCCCGGTGCCCGGATACGAGGTGGAGCTTCGCGACGAGACGGGTCGTCCGGTGCCGGATGGCGAAGTGGGCGATCTGTTCATCAAGGGCCCGAGTGCCGCGCTCATGTACTGGAGCAATCGCGAGAAGTCGCGCGCCACGTTTCTGGGCGAATGGATTCGTAGCGGCGACAAATACCAACGGCTGCCGAATGGCTGTTACGTCTACGCCGGTCGCAGCGACGACATGCTGAAAGTCAGCGGACAATACGTGTCGCCGGTCGAAGTGGAAATGGTGCTCGTGCAACATCACGCGGTGCTCGAAGCGGCAGTGGTCGGCGTCGATCATGGCGGCCTCGTCAAAACGCGCGCATTTGTCGTGCTGAAGCAGGCATTCGCCGCGTCTGAGATACTCGCGGACGAGTTGAAGGCGTTCGTCAAGGAACGGCTTGCGCCGCACAAGTATCCGCGCGATATCGTGTTCGTCGACGATCTGCCGAAAACCGCGACCGGAAAAATCCAACGCTTCAAATTGCGCGAACTGACCTAG
- a CDS encoding alpha/beta hydrolase, translating into MQKHVDTAARDSVASAFAELPPTSSHGPLRIEYCWVNETAARAPFAVFLHEGLGSVSMWRDWPQSLCERLGMRGLVYSRPGYGRSTPRAPHVKWPVDFMTAQARDILPALLDALDISAHERQQMWVIGHSDGGSIALLYAALLPDALAGAVVIAPHVFVEDLSVQSIAQAKQLFEETDLRSKLGRHHADVDSAFYGWNDIWLNPDFRQWSIENELASIRKPLLALQAHDDHYGTMAQVDTIARRVPQARVVKLDGGGHSPHRDAPDALNDAIIRFIPSES; encoded by the coding sequence ATGCAGAAACACGTTGACACCGCCGCTCGCGATTCTGTCGCGAGTGCATTCGCTGAATTGCCGCCCACGTCATCGCACGGCCCGCTGCGGATCGAATACTGCTGGGTGAACGAGACTGCGGCGCGTGCGCCATTCGCTGTATTTCTGCACGAAGGGCTCGGATCTGTTTCAATGTGGCGCGACTGGCCGCAAAGCCTCTGCGAGCGTCTGGGCATGCGCGGGCTTGTCTATTCGCGGCCGGGGTATGGACGCTCGACGCCGCGCGCACCTCATGTGAAATGGCCAGTCGACTTCATGACCGCGCAAGCGCGCGACATTCTGCCGGCGCTGCTCGACGCACTCGACATCAGCGCGCACGAACGTCAGCAGATGTGGGTGATCGGCCACAGCGACGGTGGCTCGATCGCACTGCTTTACGCGGCGTTGCTTCCCGATGCACTTGCCGGCGCCGTGGTCATTGCGCCGCATGTTTTCGTCGAAGACCTTTCGGTGCAGAGCATCGCGCAGGCCAAACAACTGTTCGAGGAAACGGATCTACGCAGCAAACTCGGACGCCACCACGCCGACGTGGATTCCGCGTTCTACGGCTGGAACGATATCTGGCTGAATCCGGACTTCAGGCAGTGGTCGATCGAGAACGAGCTGGCGTCGATCCGCAAGCCGCTGCTCGCCCTCCAGGCTCATGACGACCATTACGGCACGATGGCGCAGGTCGACACGATCGCCAGACGCGTGCCGCAAGCCCGCGTCGTCAAGCTCGACGGCGGCGGGCACTCTCCGCATCGCGATGCGCCTGATGCATTGAACGACGCCATCATCCGCTTTATCCCCAGCGAAAGCTGA
- a CDS encoding phospholipase C, phosphocholine-specific — MTSKNRRDFLRSAAHAAGSATALSMLPLGIRNALAIPANNRTGTIRDVEHIVVLMQENRSFDHYFGTLKGVRGFGDTRAINLPNGKPVWHQPLAAGVGEVLPFHPGAPNLGLQFLQDLAHDWNSTHAAWNGGRYDQWVPQKGTTTMAYLTRDDIPFHYQLADAFTICDAYHCSLMGPTDPNRYYMWSGWVGNDGCGGGPVIDNSELGYGWSTYPEVLQNAGVTWKIYQDMGTGLDANGSWGWTSNPYIGNYGDNSLLYFNQYRNAQPGNPLYDNARTGTNAAKGDGYFDILKRDVQNNALPQVSWIVAPEAYSEHPNWPANYGAWYIDQVLQILTSNPEVWSKTVLLINYDENDGFFDHMSPPFAAASSTNGLSTVPVTNEIYPGSSSNAAGPYGLGPRVPMLVVSPWSKGGYVCSELFDHTSVIRFIEKRFGHDHNLGESNITPWRRAVCGDLMSAFNFSNPNASMPALPGTSGYVPPDQNRHPDYVPVPPLVQAVPKQEPGVRPARALPYEMFVRASTEGSSNKLTLRFINTGRKGVVFLVYAANSLNAPLSYTVEAGKRLQDQLPLNPDGSYDFTVYGPNGFLRRFAGKAVTRNWWSGSDVARPDIAEGYDVSNGNLQLRLENTGSARCQFTIVNAYDANHVITHSVRGGDTEQIYLDLRSVHGWYDLAVTVDTDPLFARRLAGHVETGNASMSDPALGG; from the coding sequence ATGACATCGAAAAATCGCCGTGATTTTCTGCGCTCCGCCGCGCATGCAGCCGGTTCCGCCACCGCGTTGAGCATGTTGCCGCTGGGCATCCGCAACGCACTCGCCATCCCCGCGAATAACAGGACCGGGACGATCCGCGACGTCGAACACATCGTTGTACTGATGCAGGAAAACCGTTCATTCGACCACTATTTCGGCACGCTGAAAGGCGTGCGCGGGTTTGGCGACACGCGCGCGATCAACCTGCCGAACGGCAAGCCGGTCTGGCATCAGCCGCTCGCCGCCGGTGTCGGCGAAGTGTTGCCGTTCCATCCGGGCGCGCCGAACCTCGGTCTGCAGTTTCTCCAGGATCTCGCGCACGACTGGAACAGCACCCATGCGGCCTGGAATGGCGGACGCTATGACCAGTGGGTGCCGCAAAAAGGCACCACGACGATGGCTTACCTCACACGCGACGACATTCCGTTTCACTACCAGCTCGCCGACGCGTTCACGATTTGCGATGCGTACCACTGCTCGCTGATGGGCCCGACGGACCCGAACCGCTACTACATGTGGAGCGGCTGGGTAGGCAACGACGGCTGCGGCGGCGGCCCGGTGATCGACAACTCGGAACTCGGCTACGGCTGGTCCACGTATCCGGAAGTGCTGCAAAACGCGGGCGTTACGTGGAAGATCTATCAGGACATGGGCACCGGTCTCGATGCCAATGGGTCGTGGGGCTGGACCTCGAACCCGTACATCGGCAATTACGGTGACAACTCGCTGCTTTACTTCAACCAGTATCGCAATGCGCAACCGGGCAATCCGCTGTATGACAATGCGCGCACCGGCACGAACGCGGCAAAGGGTGACGGCTACTTCGACATTCTGAAACGCGACGTGCAGAACAACGCGCTGCCGCAAGTGTCGTGGATCGTCGCGCCGGAAGCGTATTCGGAGCATCCGAACTGGCCGGCCAATTACGGCGCGTGGTACATCGACCAGGTGTTGCAGATCCTCACGTCCAATCCGGAGGTATGGAGCAAGACGGTACTGCTGATCAACTACGACGAGAACGACGGCTTCTTCGACCATATGTCGCCGCCCTTCGCGGCTGCATCGAGTACGAACGGTCTTTCGACGGTGCCCGTCACGAACGAAATCTATCCAGGCAGTTCGAGCAACGCGGCCGGACCCTACGGGCTCGGTCCGCGCGTGCCGATGCTCGTCGTCTCGCCGTGGTCGAAAGGCGGTTATGTGTGCTCGGAACTGTTTGACCATACGTCGGTGATCCGCTTCATCGAAAAGCGTTTTGGACACGATCACAATCTCGGCGAATCGAACATTACGCCGTGGCGTCGCGCGGTATGCGGCGATCTGATGTCGGCGTTCAACTTCAGCAATCCGAACGCCAGCATGCCGGCGTTACCGGGCACGAGCGGCTATGTACCGCCGGATCAGAACCGTCATCCCGACTACGTGCCGGTGCCGCCGCTGGTGCAAGCGGTGCCGAAGCAGGAACCCGGCGTGCGCCCCGCCCGCGCGCTGCCGTATGAAATGTTCGTGCGCGCGAGCACCGAAGGCTCGTCGAACAAGCTGACCTTGCGCTTCATCAACACCGGACGCAAGGGCGTGGTGTTTCTCGTCTACGCCGCCAACAGCCTGAATGCACCGCTCAGCTATACGGTAGAAGCCGGCAAGCGTTTGCAGGATCAGTTGCCGCTGAATCCGGACGGTAGCTACGATTTCACGGTCTACGGTCCGAACGGGTTCTTGCGCCGTTTCGCGGGCAAAGCCGTCACGCGGAACTGGTGGAGCGGCTCGGACGTCGCGCGTCCGGACATTGCCGAAGGCTACGACGTATCGAACGGCAACCTCCAGTTGCGGCTTGAAAACACCGGAAGCGCGCGTTGCCAGTTCACGATCGTCAATGCGTATGACGCGAACCATGTCATCACGCACTCGGTGCGTGGCGGCGATACGGAGCAGATTTACCTCGATCTGCGCAGCGTGCACGGCTGGTACGACCTGGCCGTTACCGTCGATACGGACCCGCTGTTTGCACGCCGTCTTGCAGGCCACGTCGAAACCGGCAACGCAAGCATGAGTGATCCGGCGCTCGGCGGCTAA